A single window of Dermacentor albipictus isolate Rhodes 1998 colony chromosome 1, USDA_Dalb.pri_finalv2, whole genome shotgun sequence DNA harbors:
- the LOC139054974 gene encoding uncharacterized protein, whose product MAHHQLPEYDDQSDNWKAYITKAEAYFEAAGVSDSGKKTALLVAALSTRTVQVLSGQVAPRKPNSLTYEEAVKVLDDYFDPKRHEITESYRFFNRCQLEGSSRTPAINAVLSEFNDVFSPELGLIDGHPVHLKLKEDAMPKFYHQPLVGLLKADRPTTALAAARIQHWALYLGGFRYQLQYSPGPANEADEWPLPLPEATVYARNFGTGEKWTPGIVESTTGSRMVSIRTPAGSVRRHVDQVRNREDATPPLGKDQEAANRESRTG is encoded by the exons ATGGCTCATCATCAACTACCGGAATACGATGACCAGTCCGACAACTGGAAGGCTTACATCACGAAGGCAGAAGCTTATTTTGAGGCAGCTGGCGTCAGTGACTCGGGAAAGAAGACAGCGCTGCTGGTAGCAGCATTGAGTACGCGCACCGTGCAAGTGCTCTCAGGACAGGTTGCACCAAGGAAGCCAAACTCGCTTACGTACGAGGAAGCAGTCAAAGTTTTGGATGACTACTTCGACCCCAAGCGTCATGAAATAACGGAGAGCTATCGGTTCTTCAATCGCTGTCAGTTGGAAG GAAGCAGCCGTACCCCCGCCATTAATGCCGTCCTGTCAGAGTTCAACGACGTCTTCAGCCCCGAGCTGGGTCTAATTGATGGACACCCTGTCCATCTGAAGCTCAAGGAAGACGCCATGCCGAAATTTT ACCACCAGCCGCTCGTGGGCCTGCTGAAGGCGGATCGACCAACTACAGCATTGGCAGCCGCCAGAATACAGCACTGGGCGCTGTACTTAGGCGGATTCCGCTATCAGCTTCAATACTCTCCTG GGCCAGCCAACGAAGCAGACGAGTGGCCACTGCCATTGCCTGAAGCTACCGTGTACGCCCGCAACTTCGGAACGGGTGAGAAATGGACTCCAGGAATTGTAGAGTCTACAACAGGCTCTCGGATGGTGAGCATTCGAACACCAGCCGGATCAGTAAGACGACATGTTGACCAGGTGCGGAACCGGGAAGATGCGACGCCACCGCTTGGTAAAGACCAAGAAGCGGCAAATCGAGAATCAAGAACAG gttaa